The following are encoded together in the Dama dama isolate Ldn47 chromosome 29, ASM3311817v1, whole genome shotgun sequence genome:
- the ZBTB5 gene encoding zinc finger and BTB domain-containing protein 5, protein MDFPGHFEQIFQQLNYQRLHGQLCDCVIVVGNRHFKAHRSVLAACSTHFRALFSVAEGDQTMNMIQLDSEVVTAEAFAALIDMMYTSTLMLGESNVMDVLLAASHLHLNSVVKACKHYLTTRTLPMSPPSERVQEQSARMQRSFMLQQLGLSIVSSALSSSQSGEEQPAPMSSSMRGNLDQRTPFPMRRLHKRKQSAEERARQRLRPTLDESAISDVTPENGPGVHSREEFFSPDSLKIVDNPKADGMADNPDDSTIMFDQSFGTQEDAQVPSQSDNSAGNIAQLSMASRATQVETGFEQEATTEKSGFQCENGEVGLGEKEHMRVVVKSEPLSSPEPQDEVSDVTSQAEGSESVEVEGVVVSAEKIDLSPESSDRSFSDPQSSTDRVGDIHILEVTNNLEHKSTFSISNFLNKSRGSNFSTNQNNDDNLPNTTSDCRLEGEAPYLLSPEAGPASGPSSAPGAHVENPFSEPADSHFVRPMQDVMGLPCVQTSGYQGGEQFGMDFSRSGLGLHSSFSRVMMGSPRGGASNFPYYRRIAPKMPVVTSVRSSQIPENSASSQLMMNAATSSFENSHPSQPGPPQLTRASADVLSKCKKALSEHNVLVVEGARKYACKICCKTFLTLTDCKKHIRVHTGEKPYACLKCGKRFSQSSHLYKHSKTTCLRWQSSNLPSTLL, encoded by the coding sequence ATGGATTTTCCTGGTCACTTTGAACAGATCTTCCAGCAGCTGAACTATCAGAGACTTCACGGCCAGCTCTGTGACTGTGTCATTGTAGTGGGGAATAGACATTTCAAAGCCCACCGCTCGGTACTAGCAGCGTGCAGCACGCATTTCCGAGCCCTGTTCTCAGTGGCAGAGGGAGATCAGACCATGAACATGATCCAGCTGGATAGCGAAGTGGTGACGGCAGAGGCCTTCGCCGCGCTGATTGACATGATGTACACCTCCACGCTCATGCTGGGGGAGAGCAATGTCATGGATGTCTTACTGGCAGCCTCTCACCTGCACCTGAACTCTGTTGTTAAGGCATGTAAACATTACCTGACGACACGGACGCTGCCCATGTCTCCCCCCAGCGAGCGTGTTCAGGAGCAGAGCGCCCGCATGCAGCGCTCCTTTATGCTGCAGCAGCTGGGACTGAGCATCGTGAGCTCCGCCCTCAGTTCCAGCCAGAGCGGTGAGGAGCAGCCAGCCCCCATGAGCTCCTCGATGCGCGGTAACCTGGACCAGCGGACGCCCTTCCCCATGCGCCGCCTGCATAAGCGCAAGCAGTCTGCGGAGGAGCGGGCCAGACAGCGCCTCCGACCCACCCTGGACGAGTCTGCCATTTCTGACGTGACGCCAGAGAATGGGCCGGGGGTTCATTCCCGGGAGGAGTTCTTTTCTCCAGATTCTCTGAAAATCGTGGACAATCCTAAGGCCGATGGAATGGCCGACAACCCGGATGACAGCACCATCATGTTTGACCAGTCTTTCGGCACTCAGGAAGATGCCCAGGTGCCCAGCCAGTCCGACAACAGTGCCGGCAACATAGCCCAGCTCTCCATGGCCTCCCGTGCCACTCAGGTGGAGACTGGCTTTGAGCAGGAAGCCACAACCGAGAAGAGTGGCTTCCAGTGTGAAAACGGGGAGGTGGGCCTTGGTGAGAAGGAGCACATGAGAGTTGTGGTGAAATCTGAGCCCCTGAGCTCCCCGGAGCCGCAGGACGAAGTCAGCGACGTGACCTCCCAGGCGGAAGGCAGCGAGTCGGTGGAGGTGGAGGGGGTGGTGGTCAGTGCCGAGAAGATAGACCTCAGCCCAGAGAGCAGCGACCGGAGTTTTTCAGATCCCCAGTCTAGCACTGACCGGGTAGGGGACATCCACATTTTGGAAGTCACCAATAACCTCGAACATAAATCCACCTTTAgtatttcaaattttctgaacAAGAGCAGAGGAAGTAACTTTAGTACCAATCAGAACAATGACGATAATCTCCCAAACACAACTAGTGATTGCAGGCTGGAGGGGGAGGCCCCTTATTTGTTGAGTCCGGAGGCCGGGCCTGCGAGTGGGCCCTCCTCGGCCCCTGGTGCCCATGTGGAGAACCCATTCAGCGAGCCTGCAGACTCCCACTTTGTCAGGCCCATGCAGGATGTGATGGGCCTCCCATGTGTGCAAACCTCAGGCTACCAAGGAGGAGAACAGTTTGGGATGGATTTTTCCAGGTCCGGTTTGGGGTTGCActcctccttctccagggtaatgATGGGTTCCCCTCGAGGAGGAGCCAGTAACTTTCCATACTATCGCCGCATAGCTCCCAAAATGCCAGTGGTAACTTCTGTCAGGAGCTCACAGATCCCAGAGAATTCTGCCAGTTCCCAGCTGATGATGAACGCGGCCACATCGTCATTTGAAAACAGCCACCCTTCACAGCCCGGTCCCCCACAGCTGACGAGGGCATCTGCTGATGTCTTGTCAAAGTGCAAGAAGGCCTTATCGGAGCACAACGTCTTGGTTGTAGAGGGGGCTCGCAAGTACGCCTGCAAAATCTGCTGCAAGACTTTCTTGACCTTGACAGATTGCAAGAAGCACATTCGTGTTCACACCGGTGAAAAACCCTATGCCTGCCTGAAGTGCGGCAAGAGGTTCAGTCAGTCCAGCCACCTGTACAAACACTCGAAGACCACCTGCCTGCGCTGGCAGAGCAGCAACCTCCCCAGCACTCTGCTCTAG